In Arachis hypogaea cultivar Tifrunner chromosome 17, arahy.Tifrunner.gnm2.J5K5, whole genome shotgun sequence, a single window of DNA contains:
- the LOC112763737 gene encoding uncharacterized protein, which produces MAEFVILRDSTAYNIILGRKTINDLGAVISTRMLIMKFITEEGSVGSVRGYLETAVACDNASISLRKKSKEASGVFLADLDARVSDKPRPEPEGNLEKSRVGDTEEKFTFVNRNLPHELKEPLIEMIRANGNLFSWTPDDMPGIDPQHMSHHLAVKPEARPVAQRRRKMSQERAEEVAKQTASLLEAGFIRELDYSTWLSNVVLNAGATYQRLMNKIFSDIIGKTVEVYVDDILAKTTRTKDLLSDLGNVFAALRRHGMRLNPLKCAFAMEAGKRPETGGKLTALSRFLGASAAKALPFFNLMRKGIAFEWTPACEEAFNHFKRILATPPVLGKPVIGEPLYLYLAIIEEALAAVLVREKGKVQQPIYFLSKALQGAELRYSKLEKLALALITSSRKLRQYFQGHQVVVRMDQGIRQVLQKPDLAGRMMTWAIELSQYDLIYKPRHAIKAQAMADFLVEVTGDPTEDMDTRWKLHVDGASNQTFGGAGIILESPAGVIYEQSVKFEFLISNNQAEYEALLGGLILAGEVGATRLEVCNDS; this is translated from the exons ATGGCAGAGTTCGTGATCCTACGAGACTCCAcggcctacaacatcatcctagGGAGGAAAACCATCAACGACCTAGGGGCAGTCATCAGCACAAGGATGCTGATAATGAAGTTCATAACTGAAGAAGGATCAGTAGGGTCTGTAAGGGGATACctggaaacggcagtcgcttgcgacaacgCCAGCATCTCGTTAAGAAAGAAATCCAAAGAAGCATCAGGAGTGTTCCTCGCCGACTTGGATGCCAGAGTCAGCGACAAGCCGAGACCCGAACCAGAAGGAAACCTGGAAAAGTCTAGAGTCGGCGACACGGAGGAGAAGTTCACCTTCGTGAACAGAAACCTTCCTCACGAGCTGAAAGAACCTTTAATTGAAATGATCAGGGCCAATGGTAACCTATTTTCCTGGACACCGgacgacatgccagggatagacccccAACACATGTCACACCATTTGGCCGTCAAGCCAGAGGCCAGACCGGTGGcccagaggaggaggaagatgtcaCAGGAAAGGGCAGAAGAGGTGGCCAagcagacggccagcctcctcGAGGCAGGATTTATCCGGGAACTTGACTACTCGACCTGGCTGTCGAACGTAGTCCTG AACGCgggggccacataccaaaggttgatgaacaagatattcagcgACATCATTGGCAAAAcggtggaagtctacgtggacgacatcctcGCTAAGACCACCCGAACCAAAGACCTCCTAAGCGACCTGGGAAACGTGTTCGCGGCCCTCCGAcgacacggcatgaggctcaaccctcTCAAGTGCGCCTTTGCCATGGAAGCCGGGAA ACGTCCAGAGACTGGCGGGAAGCTCACCGCGCTATCTCGCTTTCTTGGGGCATCGGCGGCAAAGGCCCTACCTTTCTTCAACctaatgagaaagggaatagcATTTGAATGGACCCCGGCATGCGAAGAAGCGTTCAACCATTTCAAAAGGATCCTTGCAACACCACCTGTGCTCGGTAAGCCTGTGATTGGAGAACCGCTCTACCTGTACCTAGCTATAATAGAGGAAGCGCTGGCAGCGGTCTTGGTGCGGGAAAAAGGGAAAGTTCAACAACCGATCTACTTTTTGAGTAAAGCGTTGCAAGGAGCAGAACTTAGGTACAGcaagttggagaaactggcacTAGCGCTCATAACCTCTTCCCGCAAACTACGGCAATACTTCCAGGGTCACCAAGTGGTAGTAAGAATGGACCAGGGAATTCGTCAAGTGCTCCAAAAACCCGACCTAGCGggaaggatgatgacctgggccatcgagctaTCCCAGTACGATTTAATATATAAGCCTCGACATGCAATTAAGGCGCAAGCAATGGCAGACTTCCTAGTGGAAGTAACTGGAGACCCAACCGAGGACATggacacacggtggaagctccatgtagacggagcctccaaccagacgtTCGGTGGCGCCGGGATCATCTTGGAAAGCCCAGCCGGAGTCATCTACGAACAATCGGTCAAGTTCGAGTTTCTTAtatcgaacaaccaagcagaatatgaagcccttcTAGGCGGCTTGATCTTAGCTGGGGAAGTCGGAGCTACGAGGCTAGAAGTATGCAATGACTCATAG